One genomic window of Alphaproteobacteria bacterium includes the following:
- a CDS encoding nucleotide sugar dehydrogenase codes for MYNIAVIGLGYVGLPVAVGAAKYFESVIGFDIKKKRIEELRSGHDSTGEVSSDELKTNRLAFTDDRDDLRNSNFFIVTVPTPIDQNFQPDLSPLRSACECIGPVLSKGAIVVFESTVYPGVTEEFCGPLLAKISGLIQGVDFKLGYSPERINPGDKERRLETIQKIIAAEDATTLKALEDVYGKIVKAGLHYASSIKVAEAAKVIENTQRDLNIALMNELSLIFDRLHIPTKDVLEAAGTKWNFLPFTPGLVGGHCIGVDPYYLTAKAESVGYHPQVILAGRRINDGMGKFIAEKTVKLMMQKGVNLQTARVGILGLTFKENVPDLRNSRVPDIIKELSDFGIHHLLIHDPHVSVEEAHEEYGVKLCEQKDLMNLDCLILAVSHKEFKELGIKGLQGFLNPKAAVFVDVKSFFYQNRSDFANHVSYWSL; via the coding sequence ATGTACAATATTGCTGTGATTGGGCTTGGATATGTTGGACTGCCAGTTGCTGTTGGTGCTGCAAAGTATTTTGAGAGCGTCATTGGATTTGATATTAAGAAAAAGCGTATTGAGGAATTAAGATCGGGTCATGATTCAACAGGTGAAGTGAGTAGCGATGAGTTAAAGACAAATCGTCTAGCCTTTACGGATGATCGAGATGATCTGAGGAATTCGAACTTTTTTATTGTGACGGTGCCAACGCCAATAGATCAAAATTTTCAACCTGATTTATCTCCTTTAAGATCAGCTTGCGAGTGCATCGGTCCTGTTCTCAGCAAGGGAGCAATTGTTGTTTTTGAATCAACGGTTTATCCGGGCGTTACAGAGGAGTTCTGTGGACCTTTGCTCGCAAAGATCTCTGGTTTGATTCAAGGTGTTGATTTTAAATTGGGCTATTCGCCTGAGCGGATTAATCCAGGCGATAAAGAACGCCGTCTTGAGACGATTCAAAAAATCATTGCAGCAGAAGATGCGACCACCTTAAAAGCGCTTGAAGATGTGTATGGTAAAATTGTAAAAGCTGGCCTGCACTATGCTTCTTCCATCAAAGTTGCGGAAGCAGCAAAAGTGATTGAGAATACACAGCGTGATCTAAATATTGCTTTGATGAATGAGCTATCTCTCATTTTTGATCGTCTTCATATTCCAACAAAAGATGTGCTAGAAGCTGCCGGCACAAAATGGAATTTTTTACCCTTTACGCCAGGTTTGGTTGGAGGGCATTGCATCGGTGTTGATCCTTATTACTTAACGGCGAAGGCTGAAAGTGTTGGGTATCATCCTCAAGTGATTTTAGCAGGCCGCCGTATCAATGATGGCATGGGTAAATTTATTGCTGAAAAGACTGTTAAATTGATGATGCAAAAGGGTGTGAATCTTCAAACAGCTCGGGTCGGTATTTTAGGGCTCACTTTTAAAGAAAATGTCCCGGATTTGCGCAATAGCCGCGTGCCAGATATTATCAAAGAATTGTCTGACTTTGGGATTCATCATTTATTGATCCATGATCCTCATGTAAGTGTTGAAGAAGCCCATGAAGAATATGGCGTAAAGCTCTGTGAACAAAAAGATTTGATGAACCTAGATTGTTTGATCTTGGCTGTATCTCATAAAGAATTTAAAGAGCTTGGTATAAAGGGATTACAAGGTTTTTTAAATCCAAAAGCTGCTGTTTTTGTTGATGTAAAGTCATTCTTTTACCAGAATCGTTCAGATTTTGCAAATCATGTCAGTTATTGGTCTTTGTGA